A section of the Streptomyces sp. Je 1-369 genome encodes:
- a CDS encoding DUF4394 domain-containing protein: MATSTALMLSAPGSGSAAPAAAPGLRAFGITGDGTQMATFTTDRPNVLDWVRDIVGLSGDTALIGIDFRVQNGLMYGVGDKGGIYTIKTPPATPDVVITKVSQLQYSLHGTNFGVDFNPAADRLRVVSDNGQNLRHNLNDHTTIQDLNLTTPPAEGTTKGVSAAAYTNNDLNGATGTTLFDVNTAGDQIVIQSPANNGTLAPTGSLGIDAQTNAGLDIFSSPSGGKTVSNAAYATLTASGATRPSLYSINLFTGEATPVSDALGSRFPLNITDLAISLTGN, from the coding sequence ATGGCCACGTCGACAGCACTCATGCTGAGTGCGCCGGGCAGCGGTTCGGCCGCCCCCGCCGCCGCTCCCGGCCTCCGCGCGTTCGGGATCACGGGTGACGGCACCCAGATGGCCACGTTCACCACCGACCGGCCGAATGTGCTCGACTGGGTCAGGGACATCGTCGGCCTCAGTGGCGACACGGCTCTGATCGGCATCGACTTCCGGGTGCAGAACGGCCTCATGTACGGCGTCGGCGACAAGGGCGGCATCTACACGATCAAGACCCCGCCCGCCACCCCCGACGTCGTGATCACCAAGGTGTCCCAGCTCCAGTACTCGCTGCACGGCACGAACTTCGGCGTCGACTTCAACCCGGCCGCCGACCGGCTGCGCGTGGTCAGCGACAACGGCCAGAACCTGCGGCACAACCTCAACGACCACACGACCATCCAGGACCTGAACCTCACGACCCCGCCGGCCGAGGGCACGACCAAGGGCGTCTCCGCCGCCGCCTACACGAACAACGACCTCAACGGGGCCACCGGGACCACGCTCTTCGACGTCAACACGGCCGGCGACCAGATCGTCATCCAGTCGCCGGCCAACAACGGCACGCTGGCACCGACCGGCAGCCTCGGCATCGACGCGCAGACCAACGCGGGCCTGGACATCTTCAGCAGCCCGTCGGGCGGCAAGACGGTCAGCAACGCCGCCTACGCCACTCTCACCGCCTCCGGCGCCACCAGACCCTCCCTCTACAGCATCAACCTCTTCACCGGCGAGGCCACGCCCGTGTCCGACGCCCTCGGGTCCAGGTTCCCCCTGAACATCACGGACCTGGCCATCTCCCTCACCGGCAACTGA
- a CDS encoding TetR/AcrR family transcriptional regulator → MARTKEFDPDAALQSALELFWRRGYEATSMADLVEALGIGRASIYATFGNKHELYLKALERYAAQQNPLLLTELSRPGPALPAVRALLHRFGSETSTGDGRLTGCFITNTAAELGPHDEPAARCVERSWEHMETLLHSALVRARAQGELPEGRDPLTLARMLLVLMQGLRVVGKASKDPARVRDAVEQALTLLD, encoded by the coding sequence GTGGCCAGGACCAAGGAATTCGATCCGGACGCCGCGCTGCAGTCGGCCCTGGAGCTGTTCTGGCGGCGCGGCTACGAGGCGACGTCGATGGCGGACCTCGTCGAGGCGCTCGGCATCGGGCGCGCCAGCATCTACGCGACCTTCGGGAACAAGCACGAGCTGTATCTGAAGGCGCTGGAGCGGTACGCGGCGCAGCAGAACCCGCTCCTGCTCACCGAGCTCTCCCGGCCGGGCCCCGCCCTGCCCGCCGTCCGCGCCCTGCTGCACCGCTTCGGCAGCGAGACGTCCACCGGCGACGGGCGCCTGACCGGCTGTTTCATCACGAACACGGCGGCCGAGCTCGGTCCGCACGACGAACCCGCGGCCCGCTGCGTCGAGCGCAGCTGGGAGCACATGGAGACGCTGCTGCACTCCGCGCTCGTCCGGGCGCGGGCGCAGGGCGAGCTGCCCGAGGGCCGCGATCCGCTGACGCTCGCCCGCATGCTGCTCGTCCTGATGCAGGGCCTGCGGGTGGTCGGCAAGGCGTCCAAGGACCCGGCGCGGGTGCGGGACGCGGTGGAGCAGGCACTGACCCTGCTCGACTGA
- a CDS encoding carbohydrate ABC transporter permease — translation MTAPVKRPATAPAKRSATAPRNRSTDDALVRAGRALRVALLIALALLFLIPFYLLVRNGLASEDDITSPDWTFFPSTLHWSNITELFDDPTVPMARALLNSSLIAIATTIGTLLLASLAGYGLARIPYRYADHVFYAILGTMMVPAAVAFVPSFVLVSSLGWVSTLRGLIVPTLFSAFACFVFRQYFLGFPRELEDAARVDGLGYWRTYWRVVVPNSRPAFAAVGTIVFIGAWNSFLWPLVIGQDRDAWTVQVALATFTTSQVIRLHVLFVAAAVSIVPLLVVFLFFQRWIVAGVERSGIDD, via the coding sequence ATGACCGCACCCGTCAAACGTCCCGCGACCGCACCCGCAAAACGCTCCGCGACCGCACCCCGCAACAGGTCGACGGACGACGCCCTGGTCAGAGCGGGCCGCGCCCTGCGCGTAGCCCTCCTCATCGCCCTGGCACTCCTCTTCCTGATCCCCTTCTACCTCCTCGTACGCAACGGCCTGGCGTCCGAGGACGACATCACGTCCCCCGACTGGACGTTCTTCCCCTCCACGCTGCACTGGTCGAACATCACCGAGCTCTTCGACGACCCGACGGTCCCGATGGCCAGGGCCCTGCTCAACTCCTCGCTGATCGCGATCGCGACAACGATCGGCACCCTGCTCCTCGCCTCCCTCGCGGGCTACGGCCTGGCCCGCATCCCCTACCGCTACGCCGACCACGTCTTCTACGCCATCCTCGGCACGATGATGGTCCCGGCGGCCGTCGCCTTCGTCCCGAGCTTCGTCCTGGTCTCGTCCCTCGGCTGGGTCTCGACCCTGCGCGGCCTGATCGTCCCGACCCTCTTCTCGGCCTTCGCGTGCTTCGTCTTCCGCCAGTACTTCCTGGGCTTCCCGAGGGAACTGGAGGACGCGGCACGGGTGGACGGCCTGGGCTACTGGCGTACGTACTGGCGCGTGGTCGTCCCGAACTCCCGCCCCGCCTTCGCCGCCGTCGGCACGATCGTGTTCATCGGCGCGTGGAACTCCTTCCTGTGGCCCCTGGTCATCGGCCAGGACCGCGACGCCTGGACGGTCCAGGTCGCCCTGGCCACGTTCACGACGTCCCAGGTCATCCGCTTGCACGTGCTGTTCGTAGCGGCCGCGGTGTCGATCGTGCCGCTGCTCGTGGTCTTCCTGTTCTTCCAGCGGTGGATCGTGGCGGGGGTGGAGAGGTCGGGGATCGACGACTGA
- a CDS encoding SDR family NAD(P)-dependent oxidoreductase, with protein sequence MTAHAPRTRFAGRTALVTGGGSGLGRAIALAFTAEGANVVVAGRTEGPLKETADLIEAAGGKALVVTADVSRSADLASLVTATVDRFGSLDVAVNNAGVLRAGQPVAELPEEDWRTMLDINVTGVLLALQAEVKQMRTQPAGGAVVNIGSTLGAHTSTPGTAAYGATKAAVSALSRAAAAEHIRDGVRINTVSPGSSDTTMSFRPGETEADRAARMRKATPLGRVVTTEEVAAAVLYLASDESGSVVGADLVIDGGAAA encoded by the coding sequence ATGACTGCTCACGCTCCCCGCACCCGTTTCGCGGGCCGCACCGCCCTCGTCACCGGCGGCGGCTCCGGCCTCGGCCGTGCCATCGCGCTCGCCTTCACCGCCGAGGGCGCGAACGTCGTCGTAGCCGGACGCACCGAGGGCCCCCTGAAGGAGACGGCGGACCTCATAGAGGCGGCGGGCGGCAAGGCGCTCGTCGTCACCGCCGACGTCTCCCGCTCCGCCGACCTCGCCTCGCTCGTCACCGCCACCGTCGACCGCTTCGGCTCCCTCGACGTCGCCGTGAACAACGCGGGCGTCCTGCGCGCCGGACAGCCGGTCGCCGAGCTGCCCGAGGAGGACTGGCGCACGATGCTCGACATCAACGTCACCGGCGTACTGCTAGCCCTCCAGGCCGAGGTCAAGCAGATGCGCACGCAGCCCGCGGGCGGCGCCGTCGTCAACATCGGCTCCACCCTCGGCGCGCACACCAGCACGCCGGGCACGGCGGCCTACGGAGCGACCAAGGCGGCCGTCTCCGCGCTGAGCCGCGCGGCCGCCGCCGAGCACATCCGGGACGGCGTCCGCATCAACACCGTCAGCCCCGGCTCCTCCGACACCACCATGTCGTTCCGCCCCGGCGAGACCGAGGCCGACCGCGCGGCCCGCATGCGGAAGGCGACGCCGCTGGGCCGCGTGGTGACGACGGAGGAGGTCGCCGCGGCGGTGCTGTACCTGGCCTCCGACGAGTCCGGCTCGGTGGTCGGCGCCGATCTGGTGATCGACGGCGGCGCCGCGGCCTGA
- the ppdK gene encoding pyruvate, phosphate dikinase — translation MSENKDPHVAHTSESVKFVYDFTEGNKDLKDLLGGKGANLAEMTNLGLPVPPGFTITTEACKTYLDSGEEPVELRDEVSAHLDALEKKMGKKLGQADDPLLVSVRSGAKFSMPGMMDTVLNIGLSDKSVTGLAKQSGDDRFAWDSYRRLIQMFGKTVLGVDGELFEDALEKAKETKKVTVDTDLEAADLKKLVTKFKKIVKTEAGRDFPQDPREQMDLAIRSVFESWNTDRAKLYRRQERIPGDLGTAVNVCSMVFGNLGPDSGTGVAFTRDPASGHQGVYGDYLQNAQGEDVVAGIRNTVPLADLEQIDKKSYDQLMQIMETLETHYKDLCDIEFTIERGQLWMLQTRVGKRTAGAAFRIATQLVDQGLIDEAEALQRVNGAQLAQLMFPRFDEGASVEQLGRGIAASPGAAVGKAVFDSYTAIKWSRSGEKVILIRRETNPDDLDGMIAAEGILTSRGGKTSHAAVVARGMGKTCVCGAEDLEVDTKRRRMTVGETVVEEGDVVSIDGSTGKVYLGEVPVVPSPVVEYFEGRMHAGADDADELVAAVHRIMAYADRVRRLRVRANADNAEDALRARRFGAQGIGLCRTEHMFLGERREMVERLILADADGEREDALKELLPLQKRDFVELFEAMDGLPVTVRLLDPPLHEFLPDITELSVRVALAESRKDANENDLRLLQAVHRLHEQNPMLGLRGVRLGLVIPGLFTMQVRAIAEAAAERKNAKGDPRVEIMIPLVGTVQELEIVREEAEQVIAEVIETTGVDLKLALGTMIELPRAALTADQIAEAAEFFSFGTNDLTQTVWGFSRDDVEASFFTAYLEKGIFGVSPFETIDKDGVGKLVRDAVAAGRATRPDLKLGVCGEHGGDPESVHFFHEVGLDYVSCSPFRIPVARLEAGRAASHSTGSDHR, via the coding sequence GTGTCGGAAAACAAAGATCCCCACGTAGCTCACACGAGCGAGAGCGTGAAGTTCGTCTACGACTTCACCGAGGGCAACAAGGACCTCAAGGACCTTCTCGGCGGGAAGGGCGCGAACCTCGCCGAGATGACCAACCTCGGGCTGCCCGTCCCTCCGGGCTTCACGATCACCACCGAGGCCTGCAAGACGTACCTCGACAGCGGCGAGGAGCCCGTCGAGCTGCGGGACGAGGTGAGTGCGCACCTCGACGCCCTCGAGAAGAAGATGGGCAAGAAGCTCGGCCAGGCCGACGACCCGCTGCTCGTCTCGGTCCGCTCCGGCGCCAAGTTCTCGATGCCCGGCATGATGGACACGGTCCTGAACATCGGACTCTCCGACAAGTCGGTCACCGGCCTCGCCAAGCAGTCCGGCGACGACCGCTTCGCGTGGGACTCCTACCGCCGGCTCATCCAGATGTTCGGCAAGACCGTCCTCGGCGTCGACGGCGAACTCTTCGAGGACGCCCTGGAGAAGGCCAAGGAGACCAAGAAGGTCACGGTCGACACGGACCTCGAGGCCGCCGACCTGAAGAAGCTGGTCACCAAGTTCAAGAAGATCGTCAAGACGGAGGCGGGGCGGGACTTCCCGCAGGACCCGCGCGAGCAGATGGACCTCGCGATCCGTTCGGTCTTCGAGTCGTGGAACACCGACCGCGCCAAGCTCTACCGCCGCCAGGAGCGCATCCCCGGCGACCTCGGCACGGCCGTCAACGTCTGCTCGATGGTCTTCGGCAACCTCGGCCCCGACTCCGGCACGGGCGTCGCGTTCACCCGCGACCCGGCCAGCGGCCACCAGGGCGTGTACGGCGACTACCTGCAGAACGCGCAGGGCGAGGACGTCGTCGCGGGCATCCGCAACACGGTCCCGCTCGCCGATCTGGAGCAGATCGACAAGAAGTCGTACGACCAGCTCATGCAGATCATGGAGACCCTCGAAACGCACTACAAGGACCTGTGCGACATCGAGTTCACCATTGAGCGCGGCCAGCTGTGGATGCTGCAGACCCGCGTCGGCAAGCGCACCGCCGGTGCCGCCTTCCGCATCGCGACGCAGCTCGTGGACCAGGGCCTCATCGACGAGGCCGAGGCCCTCCAGCGCGTCAACGGCGCCCAGCTCGCGCAGCTCATGTTCCCCCGCTTCGACGAGGGCGCGTCGGTCGAGCAGCTGGGCCGTGGCATCGCCGCGTCACCCGGTGCCGCGGTCGGCAAGGCGGTCTTCGACTCGTACACCGCGATCAAGTGGTCGCGTTCGGGCGAGAAGGTCATCCTGATCCGCCGCGAGACCAACCCCGACGACCTCGACGGCATGATCGCGGCCGAGGGCATCCTGACCTCGCGCGGCGGCAAGACCTCCCACGCCGCCGTCGTGGCGCGCGGCATGGGCAAGACCTGTGTGTGCGGCGCGGAGGACCTGGAGGTCGACACGAAGCGCCGCCGGATGACGGTGGGCGAGACCGTCGTCGAGGAGGGCGACGTCGTCTCCATCGACGGCTCGACGGGCAAGGTCTACCTGGGCGAGGTGCCCGTGGTCCCCTCCCCCGTCGTGGAGTACTTCGAGGGCCGCATGCACGCGGGCGCCGACGACGCGGACGAGCTGGTCGCCGCAGTGCACCGGATCATGGCGTACGCGGACCGGGTACGTCGGCTCCGTGTCCGCGCCAACGCGGACAACGCCGAGGACGCTCTCCGTGCCCGCCGCTTCGGCGCGCAGGGCATCGGCCTGTGCCGCACCGAGCACATGTTCCTCGGTGAACGCCGCGAGATGGTCGAGCGCCTGATCCTCGCGGACGCGGACGGCGAGCGCGAGGACGCGCTGAAGGAACTCCTCCCGCTCCAGAAGCGGGACTTCGTGGAGCTCTTCGAGGCGATGGACGGCCTCCCGGTCACGGTCCGCCTCCTCGACCCGCCGCTGCACGAGTTCCTCCCCGACATCACGGAACTCTCGGTCCGCGTCGCCCTCGCCGAGTCCCGCAAGGACGCCAACGAGAACGACCTGCGCCTGCTCCAGGCCGTCCACCGCCTGCACGAGCAGAACCCGATGCTGGGCCTGCGCGGCGTACGCCTCGGCCTGGTCATCCCCGGCCTGTTCACCATGCAGGTCCGTGCGATCGCCGAGGCCGCGGCCGAACGCAAGAACGCCAAGGGCGACCCGCGCGTCGAGATCATGATTCCGCTCGTCGGCACCGTCCAGGAGCTGGAGATCGTCCGCGAGGAGGCCGAGCAGGTCATCGCCGAGGTCATCGAGACGACCGGCGTCGACCTGAAGCTGGCGCTCGGCACGATGATCGAGCTCCCGCGCGCGGCCCTCACGGCCGACCAGATCGCGGAGGCCGCGGAGTTCTTCTCCTTCGGCACGAACGACCTCACGCAGACGGTCTGGGGCTTCTCCCGCGACGACGTCGAAGCCTCGTTCTTCACGGCGTACCTGGAGAAGGGCATCTTCGGGGTCTCCCCCTTCGAGACCATCGACAAGGACGGCGTCGGCAAGCTGGTCCGCGACGCGGTGGCGGCGGGCCGGGCCACCCGCCCCGACCTCAAGCTCGGCGTCTGCGGCGAGCACGGGGGCGACCCGGAGTCCGTGCACTTCTTCCACGAGGTGGGCCTGGACTACGTCTCCTGCTCCCCGTTCCGCATCCCGGTGGCCCGCCTGGAGGCCGGCCGCGCCGCGTCCCACTCCACGGGCAGCGACCACCGATAG
- a CDS encoding ABC transporter substrate-binding protein produces MAISRRTLLGTGAAGAALGLLTACGSNTGRDGGGSGGKGPRLAQWYHQYGEPGTEDAVKRYAAAYKKANVSVQWRPGNYDEQTAAALLTDSGPDVFEVNGPSLDQIRQGQVVDLTELFDGVKDDFNPAVLAPKTYDGKIWAIPQVVDMHLLYYRRSLLDDAGVEPPKSLDELVDAAKALTTKDVKGLFLGNDGGAGALGVTPLYAAGLSSVTEDGEVGFDDPAAARALGKLRQLYADKSLLLGAPADWSDPSAFVQELCAMQWCGLWALPAVRKELGDDFGVLALPADGTDGKPSLPVGSYGAAVSARSDHKEQAKDFLKWLWIDKSDYQEDFALSYGFHIPARLSLAKKAAKLKEGAAADAVRYSTEYGYSEPLLWTPASRTAYQDALSRIIKSGANPESELKSVVRKVRAELDRVKKDS; encoded by the coding sequence ATGGCCATCAGCCGCAGGACACTTCTCGGGACGGGTGCGGCGGGCGCCGCCCTCGGGCTGCTCACCGCGTGCGGGTCCAACACGGGACGCGACGGCGGCGGCTCGGGCGGCAAGGGCCCGCGGCTCGCGCAGTGGTACCACCAGTACGGCGAACCGGGCACCGAGGACGCCGTGAAGCGGTACGCGGCGGCGTACAAGAAAGCGAACGTCAGCGTCCAGTGGCGCCCCGGCAACTACGACGAGCAGACCGCGGCCGCGCTCCTCACCGACTCGGGCCCCGACGTGTTCGAGGTCAACGGCCCGTCCCTGGACCAGATCAGGCAGGGCCAGGTCGTCGACCTCACCGAGCTGTTCGACGGCGTGAAGGACGACTTCAACCCGGCGGTCCTCGCCCCCAAGACGTACGACGGGAAGATCTGGGCGATCCCGCAGGTCGTCGACATGCACCTGCTCTACTACCGCAGGAGCCTGCTCGACGACGCGGGCGTCGAGCCGCCGAAGAGCCTGGACGAGCTGGTCGACGCGGCGAAGGCGCTGACCACGAAGGACGTGAAGGGCCTCTTCCTCGGCAACGACGGCGGAGCGGGCGCCCTCGGCGTCACGCCCCTGTACGCGGCGGGCCTGTCCTCCGTCACCGAGGACGGCGAGGTCGGCTTCGACGACCCGGCGGCCGCCCGCGCCCTGGGCAAGCTGCGCCAGCTGTACGCCGACAAGTCGCTGCTGCTCGGCGCGCCCGCCGACTGGTCGGACCCGTCGGCGTTCGTGCAGGAGCTGTGCGCCATGCAGTGGTGCGGTCTGTGGGCGCTGCCCGCCGTGCGGAAGGAGCTGGGCGACGACTTCGGCGTGCTGGCGCTGCCCGCCGACGGCACCGACGGGAAGCCGTCGCTGCCCGTGGGGTCGTACGGCGCGGCGGTGAGCGCCCGCAGCGACCACAAGGAGCAGGCGAAGGACTTCCTCAAGTGGCTCTGGATCGACAAGTCCGACTACCAGGAGGACTTCGCGCTCTCGTACGGCTTCCACATCCCGGCCAGACTCTCCCTCGCGAAGAAGGCCGCCAAACTGAAGGAGGGCGCGGCGGCGGACGCGGTGCGCTACTCCACCGAGTACGGCTACTCCGAGCCGCTGCTGTGGACCCCGGCGAGCCGCACCGCGTACCAGGACGCGCTGAGCCGGATCATCAAGTCCGGCGCGAACCCGGAGAGCGAGCTCAAGTCCGTCGTACGCAAGGTGCGGGCGGAACTGGACCGGGTCAAGAAGGACTCGTGA
- a CDS encoding oxidoreductase has translation MAAWTAHDIPDQSGRTAVVTGANSGIGYVTARELARRGARVVLACRSEERGGVAVGRLLSEVPGAHAEFRALDLGNLASVREFADAFDSTHLDLLINNAGVMALPYRRTADGFETQFGVNHLGHYALTGLLLPRIMETPGARVVTVSSGLHALANIDIGDLNSERHYRRWIAYGRSKTANLLFTHELARRLAATGADTVAAAAHPGYASTNLQSAGPRMEGRRGAERFAALANRVVAQPAAAGALPTLYAATARGIRPDSFTGPGPLGWRGSPTRSWRAKWTRNDVAGERLWAASEGLTGVRYEGLKD, from the coding sequence ATGGCGGCGTGGACCGCGCACGACATCCCCGACCAGAGCGGCCGCACCGCCGTGGTCACCGGCGCCAACAGCGGCATCGGCTACGTCACGGCGCGTGAACTCGCCCGCCGCGGCGCCCGCGTCGTCCTCGCCTGCCGCAGCGAGGAGCGCGGGGGCGTGGCGGTAGGGCGGCTGCTCAGTGAAGTGCCCGGCGCCCACGCCGAGTTCCGCGCCCTCGACCTCGGGAACCTGGCGTCCGTACGGGAGTTCGCGGACGCGTTCGACAGCACGCACCTCGACCTGCTGATCAACAACGCGGGCGTGATGGCACTCCCCTACCGCCGCACCGCCGACGGCTTCGAGACCCAGTTCGGCGTCAACCACCTCGGGCACTACGCCCTCACCGGGCTGCTGCTCCCCCGCATCATGGAGACCCCGGGGGCGCGCGTCGTCACCGTGTCGTCCGGCCTGCACGCGCTCGCCAACATCGACATCGGCGACCTCAACAGCGAGCGCCACTACCGCCGCTGGATCGCCTACGGGCGCTCCAAGACGGCCAACCTCCTCTTCACCCACGAGCTGGCCCGCCGCCTGGCCGCGACCGGCGCCGACACCGTCGCGGCCGCCGCCCACCCGGGCTACGCCTCGACCAACCTGCAGAGCGCGGGACCCAGGATGGAGGGCCGCAGGGGCGCGGAACGCTTCGCGGCGCTCGCCAACCGCGTCGTCGCGCAGCCCGCCGCGGCCGGCGCACTGCCCACGCTGTATGCGGCGACGGCGCGGGGCATACGGCCCGACTCGTTCACCGGACCCGGCCCGCTCGGGTGGCGCGGGTCGCCGACACGGTCCTGGCGGGCGAAGTGGACGCGCAACGATGTGGCGGGTGAGCGGCTGTGGGCGGCGTCCGAGGGGCTGACCGGGGTGCGGTACGAGGGCCTGAAGGACTGA
- a CDS encoding carbohydrate ABC transporter permease, whose product MSRLLGSQNRTLWFWVFVGPFALGLILFTYVPLAWSVYLSFFDAHNTVSPDDFIGFDNYTSMLRNDAFTDSLVTFAVFSAFIVPTTFVLSLALALMVNRLRRAQAFFRSVFFLPAACSYVVAAMIWKLSIFNGVRFGLANTVLGWFGVDQTAWLSTTEPPWYWLVIVTVRLWLQAGFYMILFLAGLQRISPTLYEAAAVDGARPGWQVLRHITLPQLRATSVAVTLLLVINAFQAFDEFYNLLSTSSGYPPHARPPLVYLYYTALGREQNLGLGSAGAVLLALIIAVVTIGQARWFGLGRKED is encoded by the coding sequence GTGAGCCGACTCCTGGGCAGTCAGAACCGCACCCTCTGGTTCTGGGTCTTCGTCGGGCCGTTCGCGCTGGGCCTGATCCTCTTCACGTACGTGCCGCTCGCCTGGAGCGTCTACCTCAGCTTCTTCGACGCCCACAACACCGTCTCGCCCGACGACTTCATCGGCTTCGACAACTACACGTCGATGCTGCGGAACGACGCGTTCACCGACAGCCTCGTCACCTTCGCGGTCTTCTCGGCGTTCATCGTCCCCACGACCTTCGTCCTGTCGCTCGCGCTCGCCCTGATGGTGAACCGCCTGCGCCGCGCCCAGGCGTTCTTCCGCTCGGTCTTCTTCCTACCGGCGGCGTGCAGTTACGTCGTGGCGGCGATGATCTGGAAGCTGTCGATCTTCAACGGGGTGCGGTTCGGGCTCGCCAACACCGTCCTCGGCTGGTTCGGCGTCGACCAGACGGCATGGCTGTCGACCACGGAACCGCCCTGGTACTGGCTGGTCATCGTCACCGTACGGCTCTGGCTCCAGGCGGGCTTCTACATGATCCTGTTCCTGGCGGGCCTGCAACGCATCTCCCCCACCCTCTACGAGGCGGCGGCGGTGGACGGCGCCCGGCCCGGCTGGCAGGTCCTGCGCCACATCACGCTCCCCCAGCTGCGCGCGACCTCCGTCGCCGTCACGCTGCTGCTCGTCATCAACGCGTTCCAGGCCTTCGACGAGTTCTACAACCTGCTCTCGACCTCCAGCGGCTACCCGCCGCACGCCCGCCCGCCGCTCGTCTACCTCTACTACACGGCGCTCGGCCGCGAGCAGAACCTCGGACTCGGCAGCGCGGGCGCCGTGCTCCTCGCACTGATCATCGCGGTGGTGACGATCGGCCAGGCGCGCTGGTTCGGCCTGGGCAGAAAGGAGGACTGA
- a CDS encoding SCO4402 family protein codes for MNDDARCLANSRVNLVPAVLSLANPPWQRDVWLDPTTFENLDHIFHVLFDDFCDADEPERYLGTSLRTQEEVTLMRELGAALNTAAGEAPHDTDAEHLMAASWPDVVAVAGRLAHVMVGNDLAELVALHEA; via the coding sequence ATGAACGACGATGCGCGATGCCTGGCGAACTCCCGGGTCAACCTGGTGCCGGCGGTGCTGTCGCTGGCCAATCCGCCCTGGCAGCGGGACGTCTGGCTCGACCCGACGACGTTCGAGAACCTGGACCACATCTTCCACGTGCTCTTCGACGACTTCTGCGACGCCGACGAACCCGAGCGCTACCTCGGCACGAGTCTGCGGACGCAGGAGGAGGTCACCCTCATGCGGGAGCTCGGCGCGGCACTCAACACGGCCGCGGGCGAGGCGCCCCATGACACCGATGCCGAGCACCTCATGGCGGCCTCCTGGCCCGACGTCGTGGCCGTCGCCGGACGGCTCGCTCACGTCATGGTGGGCAACGACCTGGCGGAACTCGTCGCGCTGCACGAGGCCTGA
- a CDS encoding group III truncated hemoglobin: MDISYSVDTAPAARVTVVRVDITTRADLDVLLRRFYTAAFADPLIGPFFTEIAGTDLDVHMPRITDFWERALFRSAEYRRDAFAPHAVLYSARPLTAEHFGRWVQLWHATVDGLHRGPNADRAKAQGERIAVALLRRLGGRDASTEGEGPGFVPLAALRLRGAA; this comes from the coding sequence ATGGACATCTCGTATTCCGTGGACACGGCACCCGCCGCCCGTGTCACAGTCGTACGTGTGGACATCACGACCCGCGCCGACCTCGACGTGCTCCTGCGCCGCTTCTACACGGCGGCCTTCGCCGATCCGCTGATCGGCCCCTTCTTCACGGAGATCGCCGGCACCGACCTCGACGTGCACATGCCGCGCATCACCGACTTCTGGGAGCGCGCGCTCTTCCGTTCCGCCGAGTACCGCCGCGACGCGTTCGCGCCGCACGCCGTGCTGTACTCCGCCCGCCCCCTCACCGCCGAGCACTTCGGCCGTTGGGTGCAGCTGTGGCACGCCACGGTCGACGGACTGCACCGGGGGCCGAACGCGGACCGCGCGAAGGCGCAGGGGGAGCGGATCGCGGTCGCCCTGCTGCGCCGACTGGGCGGCAGGGACGCGTCGACCGAGGGCGAGGGCCCCGGGTTCGTCCCGCTGGCGGCGCTGCGACTGCGCGGGGCGGCCTGA